A region of Paenibacillus sp. 37 DNA encodes the following proteins:
- a CDS encoding NAD(P)/FAD-dependent oxidoreductase has product MNQQLELYDVTIIGGGPAGMYSAFYSGMRDMKTKLIEARDRLGGRMLFYPEKMIWDVGGVTPILCEDLIKQLEEQARTFEPTLVFEQQIEGFERQPDGTILLTSATGEQHWTRTVIMAIGYGIYKMAKLELEGADRYEVSNLHYTVQELEPFRGKRVLISGGGDSAVDWANELEALAEQVTVVHRRDRFGGLERNVLRMRESSVDVRTPYAVETLHSMSGDVIEQVTISHVDTGETELLEVDAVIVNHGMKSDFGPIRDWGLDLGEWHVTTTERLQTNIPGVFAAGDFVNYGSKLYLIAGTFTDAALAVNSAKLYMDPEAEKVAYVSSHNSRFKEKNKALGVVEE; this is encoded by the coding sequence ATGAATCAGCAGTTGGAACTTTATGATGTAACCATTATCGGCGGTGGCCCTGCGGGCATGTACTCTGCCTTTTATAGCGGCATGCGGGATATGAAGACCAAGTTGATTGAGGCGCGTGACAGATTGGGCGGTCGCATGCTCTTTTATCCGGAGAAAATGATCTGGGATGTTGGAGGTGTGACACCAATTCTGTGTGAGGATCTGATCAAACAATTGGAAGAACAGGCTCGAACTTTCGAGCCAACCCTTGTGTTTGAACAACAGATCGAAGGATTCGAGCGTCAACCTGATGGCACGATTCTGTTAACTTCTGCAACAGGTGAGCAACACTGGACACGTACCGTCATTATGGCAATCGGATATGGGATATATAAAATGGCCAAGCTGGAGCTTGAAGGTGCAGACCGTTATGAGGTTAGCAATCTGCACTATACCGTACAGGAACTAGAACCATTCCGTGGTAAACGCGTGCTGATCTCGGGTGGAGGCGACTCTGCTGTGGATTGGGCGAATGAACTGGAAGCACTGGCAGAGCAAGTTACGGTGGTGCATCGTCGTGACCGCTTTGGCGGGTTGGAGCGTAATGTACTGCGTATGAGAGAATCCTCTGTAGATGTCCGTACACCATATGCGGTAGAGACCTTGCATAGTATGAGTGGTGATGTGATTGAACAGGTGACCATCTCACACGTGGACACAGGTGAAACTGAACTGCTTGAAGTCGATGCTGTCATTGTAAACCATGGCATGAAGAGTGACTTTGGTCCAATCCGGGATTGGGGACTTGATCTTGGCGAATGGCATGTCACTACAACGGAGAGATTGCAAACCAATATTCCTGGTGTTTTTGCCGCAGGTGACTTTGTAAATTATGGTAGCAAACTGTACCTGATTGCAGGTACTTTCACTGATGCAGCCCTAGCGGTAAACAGTGCGAAGCTTTACATGGACCCTGAAGCGGAAAAAGTGGCTTATGTTTCTTCCCATAACAGTCGCTTTAAGGAGAAAAATAAAGCTCTTGGTGTTGTAGAAGAATAA
- a CDS encoding AraC family transcriptional regulator: MQLDEQMKCWNHAAVKVLDIRRIVMEAGAQLSSYTLPANAFIYTIRGSADLQMDGRAYNAERFYMLHGAKGSSLDIQTNEDFEYILLYYRAFLAFPSFRKKWLLAQPEVAPFSLQYGFTPSSPLGLLRYLDELEGAWIQSGSLDLLHTKSLFYQFIHEMMVQLAEQEIKTELADPVKQTLRYIQNHYREQVTLDFLAEQFNYSSRHLSMQFKRQTGYSPIYYLIQTRIAKARNLLVRSDATLSEIATEVGYSDVYYFSRIFKKHVGISPILYQRKMREEARTEDRPLQISESSIGRRWKSGYIDYENHYQYIDGGSTPMRRRKTSSSMIMVALLSITMLLAACSSGTATTPAAGEGTGASSNNSSTAVSSDTGSQTNKDNETRTVSTVKGDVVVPANPKRVVVLYLQGDVVALGIKPIATSEVFAGAAYKGELEGVNSLGAWFEPNPEAVIDLDPDLIIAPSEETYSLLKDIAPTVYIPYEKMTTEERLRSIASVFGKEQEAETLITNLNSKVEESKKTLADAGILDKTVSIVEGGLKGMVVVESKQYGRGSQALYEYLDMKAPEVVQKKIDVVSEAGGSNLSMEVLPEYIGDYVFRSVYEGADNLTNDPIWSSIPAVKEGRLIEIDFEFFYYSDIYSVNKQLDFVVEKMLAAPRAQ, translated from the coding sequence ATGCAATTAGACGAACAGATGAAATGCTGGAATCATGCCGCTGTTAAGGTTCTGGATATACGACGAATCGTTATGGAGGCAGGGGCACAACTGAGTTCCTACACACTTCCGGCAAATGCTTTTATATATACGATTCGAGGCTCCGCTGACCTCCAAATGGATGGTAGAGCTTACAATGCAGAGCGATTTTACATGCTTCATGGGGCCAAAGGATCTTCACTGGATATCCAAACCAACGAAGATTTTGAATATATTCTGCTCTATTACAGAGCATTCCTTGCCTTTCCTAGTTTTCGCAAAAAGTGGTTATTGGCACAGCCAGAGGTTGCACCGTTCTCTTTGCAATATGGATTTACGCCAAGTAGTCCGCTGGGGTTGTTACGTTACCTTGATGAGCTTGAGGGTGCATGGATTCAATCTGGCAGTCTGGATCTGCTTCATACAAAAAGTTTATTTTACCAATTCATTCATGAAATGATGGTTCAGTTGGCAGAGCAGGAGATTAAAACAGAGCTTGCTGACCCGGTGAAACAAACACTTCGTTATATACAGAACCATTATAGGGAACAGGTGACGCTTGATTTCCTGGCTGAACAGTTCAACTACAGCTCCCGACATTTATCCATGCAATTCAAACGACAGACGGGTTACAGTCCAATTTATTATTTAATTCAGACCCGAATCGCCAAGGCTCGGAATCTGCTTGTACGATCTGATGCAACGCTGAGTGAAATTGCAACAGAAGTGGGTTATTCGGATGTGTATTATTTTAGTCGTATTTTCAAAAAACATGTGGGGATCTCTCCGATTCTGTATCAACGAAAGATGAGAGAAGAAGCTCGAACAGAGGATCGTCCATTGCAAATCTCTGAATCGTCCATTGGCCGAAGATGGAAGTCGGGATATATTGATTATGAGAATCATTATCAATATATAGACGGAGGGTCTACACCAATGAGAAGAAGAAAAACAAGTTCCAGTATGATCATGGTTGCATTGTTGAGCATAACGATGCTCCTCGCAGCCTGCTCTTCAGGTACTGCAACAACACCAGCAGCTGGCGAAGGAACGGGTGCCAGTTCCAATAACAGCAGTACGGCCGTGTCATCGGACACTGGAAGCCAGACGAACAAAGACAATGAAACACGTACGGTCTCAACGGTTAAAGGTGACGTGGTTGTTCCAGCGAATCCGAAACGGGTTGTTGTATTGTATCTCCAGGGGGATGTTGTCGCACTTGGAATTAAGCCAATCGCTACCTCAGAAGTATTCGCCGGAGCTGCATATAAGGGTGAACTTGAAGGTGTAAATTCACTGGGTGCCTGGTTTGAACCGAATCCTGAAGCTGTAATAGACCTCGATCCGGATCTGATTATTGCGCCTTCAGAAGAGACGTATTCGTTGTTAAAGGATATCGCACCTACGGTATATATTCCGTACGAGAAAATGACTACAGAAGAAAGACTCCGGAGTATAGCGAGTGTTTTTGGCAAAGAACAGGAAGCCGAGACATTAATCACTAATCTCAACAGCAAAGTTGAAGAAAGCAAGAAAACACTTGCAGATGCAGGCATATTGGATAAAACGGTTTCCATTGTGGAGGGCGGTTTGAAAGGTATGGTCGTTGTAGAGAGCAAGCAATATGGCCGAGGTTCTCAGGCACTATATGAGTACTTGGACATGAAAGCTCCGGAAGTAGTGCAAAAGAAAATTGATGTGGTTTCGGAAGCAGGAGGCTCCAACTTATCCATGGAAGTACTGCCTGAGTATATCGGTGATTATGTGTTTCGTTCGGTGTATGAAGGGGCAGATAACCTTACGAATGATCCAATTTGGAGTAGCATACCGGCTGTTAAGGAAGGCCGTCTGATCGAGATTGATTTTGAATTTTTCTATTATTCCGATATCTATTCAGTCAATAAACAACTTGATTTTGTCGTAGAAAAGATGTTGGCGGCTCCAAGAGCGCAATAG
- a CDS encoding FlxA-like family protein yields the protein MNSISSATKSSFTPGNQVSSRDKEIQGLMQQKVRLNEEMQSVKTNDELDTKTKAQRIKSLTSSISQIDSQITQIKAEELQEKNKLRQPEKTQQQQPKPTDETQAPSLDHLIKHSQTYDQLGKLVGLRDRMQGSIQTTEGETRFDRLVLEINPPTNDLDLGKSKMLENSERTVFQAKRETVQDINSQLNKVNQKIGELVEEIHQSAPKESAQPPISATSGEDNQEVNEGKKTGSKEHPSDGGTTDQESGNGPQTTASTSPAASYPSVDIRI from the coding sequence ATGAATTCAATCTCATCTGCAACCAAAAGCAGTTTCACTCCCGGGAATCAAGTCTCCAGTCGGGATAAAGAAATACAGGGACTCATGCAGCAGAAGGTCCGGCTCAATGAAGAAATGCAAAGTGTAAAAACCAATGACGAGTTGGATACCAAAACCAAAGCTCAACGAATTAAATCCTTAACAAGCTCCATTTCCCAGATCGACAGCCAGATTACCCAAATTAAAGCTGAAGAATTGCAAGAAAAGAACAAATTAAGACAGCCCGAAAAGACTCAACAGCAACAACCCAAACCAACCGACGAGACACAAGCCCCTTCACTCGATCACCTGATCAAGCATAGTCAGACTTATGATCAATTGGGTAAGCTGGTCGGTTTACGTGATCGCATGCAGGGCTCCATTCAGACCACCGAAGGAGAAACCCGCTTCGACCGACTTGTTCTGGAGATTAATCCTCCTACAAATGATCTCGATCTCGGCAAATCAAAGATGTTGGAAAATTCAGAACGCACCGTCTTTCAGGCAAAGCGAGAGACCGTCCAAGACATCAACTCCCAGTTAAACAAGGTTAATCAGAAGATTGGGGAACTGGTGGAAGAGATCCATCAATCCGCGCCTAAAGAATCGGCACAACCTCCCATCTCTGCAACATCTGGAGAAGATAATCAGGAAGTAAATGAAGGAAAGAAAACGGGAAGTAAGGAGCACCCATCAGATGGCGGAACCACAGATCAGGAATCAGGAAACGGCCCGCAAACTACGGCTTCTACATCTCCTGCTGCTTCATATCCATCCGTCGATATTCGAATCTGA
- a CDS encoding GGDEF domain-containing protein, translated as MFTQIGEIAEPIPVVQSDTKCDIVYHLFKSKPSLEGIAVMGERCVSLMMRARFFQQIGTQYGYNLYMGRPVELVMNTQALVVDYSEQITDVSVLAMDRDEGEIYDLVLVTSGERFLGAVSIRRLLLAVADVRAEMAIFMNPLTGLPGNHIIDERLSQALQMDHFSVLYVDLDQFKSYNDSYGFKLGDQLIQATANLLRKLFVPPEAFLGHIGGDDFITILNHHDYKLISEEVISGFEEMKKTFYNEHDWHHQYVLGEGRSGLNRPIPLVSVSIAVVTNSKRKYENIDQIIDDATRIKKGCKAIAGSIICANDNVSTLC; from the coding sequence ATGTTTACGCAAATAGGCGAGATTGCTGAACCAATTCCTGTAGTACAATCTGATACAAAATGTGATATCGTCTATCATCTTTTTAAGTCCAAACCTAGTCTGGAAGGTATAGCTGTTATGGGGGAGAGGTGTGTGTCATTAATGATGCGGGCCCGATTCTTTCAGCAGATTGGCACCCAGTATGGCTATAATCTGTATATGGGACGTCCTGTAGAACTGGTGATGAACACGCAGGCACTGGTCGTGGATTATTCGGAACAGATTACGGATGTCAGTGTTCTAGCCATGGACAGAGATGAAGGGGAAATATATGATCTTGTGTTGGTCACGTCAGGAGAACGTTTCTTGGGAGCTGTGAGTATTCGACGTTTGCTACTTGCTGTTGCAGATGTACGGGCTGAAATGGCGATTTTTATGAACCCTCTGACGGGTCTTCCAGGTAATCATATTATAGATGAAAGGCTGTCTCAGGCTCTTCAGATGGACCATTTTAGTGTACTGTACGTTGATCTCGATCAATTCAAATCCTACAATGATAGCTACGGCTTCAAATTGGGGGATCAGCTTATTCAGGCGACAGCTAACTTGCTTCGTAAGCTATTTGTTCCCCCTGAAGCTTTTCTTGGACATATCGGTGGTGATGATTTTATTACGATCCTGAATCACCATGATTACAAACTTATTAGTGAGGAAGTCATCTCAGGTTTTGAGGAAATGAAAAAGACATTCTACAACGAACATGATTGGCATCATCAATATGTTCTGGGGGAAGGACGCTCCGGGCTGAATCGGCCCATTCCTCTGGTGTCGGTATCCATCGCCGTTGTAACCAATAGCAAGCGAAAATATGAAAACATAGATCAGATTATTGATGATGCCACACGCATCAAAAAAGGTTGTAAAGCGATTGCTGGCAGTATCATCTGTGCAAATGATAACGTCAGTACTCTGTGCTAG
- the spo0A gene encoding sporulation transcription factor Spo0A: MQKIEVLLADDNREFTNLLAEYISEQEDMEVTGIAYNGEEVLQLLEQTRDVPDVLILDIIMPHLDGLGVLERLRNLNLSPQPKVIMLTAFGQENITQRAVQLGASYYILKPFDMEVLANRVRQLVGTQTAMSTSNGSSMFMKSNVVPMGKHKNLDASITSIIHEIGVPAHIKGYQYLREAITMVYNNIEILGAITKTLYPAIAEKFKTTPSRVERAIRHAIEVAWTRGNIDSISHLFGYTINISKSKPTNSEFIAMVADKLRIEHKVS, translated from the coding sequence TTGCAAAAAATTGAGGTATTGCTGGCCGATGATAATCGTGAATTTACGAATTTGCTTGCCGAATATATATCTGAACAGGAAGATATGGAAGTAACCGGTATTGCATACAATGGAGAAGAAGTACTGCAATTGCTGGAGCAAACTCGGGATGTGCCGGATGTATTGATTCTGGATATTATCATGCCTCATCTGGACGGTCTGGGTGTGCTTGAGCGCTTGCGCAACCTGAACCTGTCTCCACAGCCTAAAGTCATTATGCTTACGGCATTCGGACAAGAGAATATCACACAGCGTGCCGTGCAACTCGGAGCTTCTTATTATATTCTCAAGCCGTTTGACATGGAGGTGCTTGCGAATCGTGTGCGTCAACTGGTTGGAACACAGACCGCGATGTCGACGAGCAATGGATCATCCATGTTCATGAAATCCAATGTTGTGCCCATGGGCAAACATAAAAATCTCGATGCAAGCATTACGTCCATCATACATGAAATCGGCGTTCCTGCGCATATTAAGGGATATCAGTATTTGCGCGAAGCTATTACGATGGTGTATAACAATATCGAAATTCTGGGAGCAATCACCAAAACACTGTATCCAGCGATTGCCGAAAAATTCAAAACCACGCCGTCCCGCGTCGAACGTGCCATCCGTCATGCGATTGAAGTGGCATGGACTCGTGGTAACATCGACAGCATCAGCCACTTGTTTGGTTACACGATCAATATCAGCAAGTCGAAGCCAACAAATAGCGAGTTCATCGCGATGGTCGCTGACAAGCTGAGAATTGAGCATAAGGTAAGCTGA
- the spoIVB gene encoding SpoIVB peptidase, whose protein sequence is MNSPLRKKLLGLLFAFFLCVISQAIQPVQSYASLPDELQVFAGRQADVRLAVPAVSSAVVDRPDIVGLDDQAAMHVTRQQPLHLHPQQTGHAKLTLKLWGKIPVKTVHVNVIPDLRVVPGGQTIGVKVKSAGILVVGHHLVHSGQDERVSPGETAGIKLGDLITHMDGKRLDGVAGVSEAVELAGKSKKGIDVVLKRGKETVKTRLTPAYDSEDQAWRLGLYIRDSAAGVGTLTFYAPDQGVYGALGHVITDMNTQTSIVVGSGQIVQSNVTSISKSETGDPGEKRAHFLKESKILGNIERNTAFGIFGKMSGNPEHSLYSKGIPVAFSHEVKEGPAEILTVVDGQQVERFSIDIVHVADQTEPATKGLVLRITDPKLLDKTGGIVQGMSGSPIVQNGKLIGAVTHVFVNDPKSGYGCFIEWMLQDAGVMMKKENDKNLKAG, encoded by the coding sequence TTGAATTCCCCCCTCAGGAAGAAATTGCTAGGTCTTTTATTTGCCTTCTTTCTTTGTGTGATTAGCCAGGCCATTCAGCCTGTGCAAAGTTATGCTTCACTGCCGGATGAATTGCAGGTGTTTGCTGGCAGGCAAGCGGATGTCCGGCTCGCTGTACCTGCTGTTTCAAGCGCCGTTGTAGATCGACCAGATATCGTTGGTTTGGATGATCAGGCAGCGATGCATGTTACCAGGCAACAACCTTTGCATCTTCACCCTCAACAAACGGGACATGCCAAATTAACGTTAAAGTTGTGGGGTAAAATTCCGGTCAAAACAGTCCATGTGAATGTGATACCGGATTTGCGTGTTGTACCCGGGGGTCAAACGATTGGCGTCAAAGTTAAATCGGCAGGCATTCTGGTTGTAGGTCATCATCTGGTCCACTCTGGGCAGGATGAGCGTGTATCGCCAGGAGAAACCGCAGGCATTAAGCTCGGAGATCTGATTACGCATATGGATGGTAAACGTCTTGATGGCGTAGCAGGTGTCTCTGAAGCCGTTGAACTTGCAGGGAAAAGTAAAAAAGGTATTGATGTTGTGTTAAAACGTGGTAAGGAAACGGTGAAGACACGATTAACTCCGGCGTATGACTCCGAGGATCAAGCGTGGAGGCTTGGATTGTACATTCGTGATTCTGCAGCCGGTGTTGGCACACTTACCTTCTATGCTCCAGATCAGGGCGTATACGGCGCACTGGGCCATGTCATTACAGATATGAACACACAAACATCTATTGTTGTAGGTAGTGGTCAGATCGTTCAATCCAATGTGACGTCCATTTCTAAAAGTGAGACCGGTGATCCGGGTGAAAAACGTGCTCATTTCCTCAAGGAAAGCAAAATTTTGGGCAATATTGAACGTAATACGGCTTTTGGTATCTTTGGTAAAATGTCCGGAAATCCTGAGCACAGTTTGTATTCGAAAGGTATTCCCGTTGCTTTCTCTCATGAAGTAAAGGAAGGACCGGCCGAAATACTTACCGTGGTTGACGGTCAACAAGTTGAACGCTTCTCCATTGACATTGTTCATGTGGCAGATCAAACCGAACCAGCAACAAAAGGTCTGGTACTTCGAATCACGGACCCGAAACTGCTGGATAAGACCGGAGGTATCGTTCAAGGGATGAGTGGCAGCCCTATTGTACAGAATGGTAAGTTGATCGGTGCAGTTACTCATGTATTCGTGAATGATCCGAAATCGGGTTACGGTTGCTTCATTGAATGGATGTTACAAGATGCTGGCGTTATGATGAAAAAGGAAAACGATAAGAACCTCAAGGCTGGTTAA
- the recN gene encoding DNA repair protein RecN, producing the protein MLVTLSIRNLAVVEEVDVVFHPGFHVLSGETGAGKSIIIDALGLIAGGRSSADLIRYGCEKAEMEALFEMEQSHPVWQTLEKLGIHCEPEEHLVIRRELNTQGKSTSRINGQLVNLTMLREVGEKLINIHGQHEHQSLLRAESHLGLLDTYGSEVIGPIKAKYQERYSKFITAEKELRALQESSQRAYQLLDMYRFQLEEISAASLTRGEDELLGEERVKLSHSEKMMDSVAGAYDLLSGQRGLEAVSIALSRIEDISGYDSKGLQPIVEQLQSAFYQLEDATFQLRDYREKIEFNPARLEEVEQRLNLISGLRRKYGDSVELILSYYDQISHETDQLENKDERLEKLRAERDKMLNLVMESAEELSKVRKQCAEELAAQVESELKDLQMERTTLRVQITPFEDPKGIEWNGRRIRLNRQGADNAEFLISPNPGEPLRPLGKIASGGELSRMMLAMKSIFARHDRIPVLIFDEVDTGVSGRAAQSIAEKLFRLSSTCQVFSITHLPQVACMADHQYLIEKHVYDGRTMTQVESLSDEGRVKELARMLGGVEITEKTLHHAQEMLNLAEAKKG; encoded by the coding sequence ATGTTAGTTACGTTATCGATTCGTAATTTGGCTGTGGTGGAAGAAGTGGACGTTGTATTCCATCCGGGATTCCATGTACTTTCAGGGGAAACGGGTGCAGGGAAGTCGATTATTATAGATGCACTTGGCTTAATTGCCGGTGGACGAAGTTCAGCTGATCTGATCCGGTACGGATGTGAGAAGGCAGAGATGGAAGCCTTGTTTGAGATGGAGCAAAGTCATCCGGTATGGCAGACATTAGAGAAGTTGGGTATCCATTGTGAGCCTGAAGAGCATCTGGTCATTCGACGTGAACTGAACACACAGGGGAAAAGTACGTCCCGCATTAATGGGCAATTGGTCAATCTGACCATGCTGCGGGAAGTAGGCGAGAAGCTGATCAATATTCATGGACAACATGAACATCAGAGTTTGCTGCGCGCTGAGAGCCATCTGGGGCTTCTCGACACCTATGGCTCGGAAGTAATCGGACCGATCAAAGCGAAGTACCAGGAGCGCTACAGCAAGTTTATCACGGCGGAAAAAGAACTGCGTGCGCTTCAGGAGTCCAGTCAGCGGGCATATCAACTCTTGGACATGTATCGGTTTCAGCTTGAGGAGATCTCAGCGGCAAGCCTTACACGAGGCGAGGATGAATTACTCGGGGAAGAACGGGTCAAACTATCCCATAGTGAGAAAATGATGGACAGTGTTGCTGGTGCATATGATCTGCTCAGTGGTCAACGCGGACTTGAAGCTGTGAGCATTGCTCTTTCAAGAATTGAAGACATTTCTGGATATGATAGCAAAGGACTGCAACCCATTGTAGAACAATTGCAATCCGCATTTTATCAATTGGAAGATGCGACATTTCAATTAAGGGATTACCGGGAGAAGATTGAATTTAATCCGGCAAGGCTGGAAGAAGTGGAGCAAAGGCTGAATCTGATTTCTGGCCTCAGACGGAAATACGGGGACAGTGTTGAACTTATTCTGAGTTATTATGATCAGATTAGCCATGAAACCGACCAACTGGAGAACAAGGACGAACGGCTGGAGAAATTGCGAGCTGAACGTGACAAAATGCTTAACCTTGTGATGGAGTCTGCTGAAGAACTTAGCAAGGTTCGCAAACAATGCGCCGAGGAACTTGCTGCACAGGTGGAAAGCGAACTCAAGGATCTGCAAATGGAGCGGACTACGTTGCGTGTTCAGATTACTCCTTTCGAAGATCCGAAGGGCATTGAATGGAATGGACGTCGTATTCGTCTGAATCGTCAGGGTGCGGACAATGCGGAATTCCTGATTTCGCCGAACCCGGGCGAGCCATTACGACCACTTGGCAAAATTGCTTCAGGTGGTGAGTTGTCGAGAATGATGCTGGCGATGAAGAGTATTTTTGCACGACATGACCGGATACCTGTGTTGATTTTTGATGAAGTTGATACCGGAGTTAGTGGTAGAGCAGCTCAATCCATTGCGGAAAAACTGTTCCGCTTGTCTTCGACTTGTCAGGTTTTCTCAATAACTCACTTACCACAAGTGGCTTGTATGGCAGATCATCAGTATCTCATTGAGAAACATGTTTACGATGGACGGACGATGACGCAGGTGGAATCGCTGTCAGACGAAGGCAGAGTGAAGGAATTGGCACGTATGCTGGGCGGCGTGGAAATTACAGAAAAAACGCTGCATCACGCACAGGAAATGCTGAATTTGGCGGAAGCCAAAAAAGGGTGA
- the ahrC gene encoding transcriptional regulator AhrC/ArgR, translated as MKGQRHIKIREIISQNEIETQDDLVEALRKSGFQVTQATVSRDIKELLLIKIPMDDGRYKYSLPTDQRYNPIQKLKRALVDNFLHIDHTNNLVVMKCLPGTANSIAALLDNIEWNEVMGTICGDDTILIICRTEGNSVTVIERIMGYIA; from the coding sequence ATGAAAGGACAAAGGCACATCAAAATTCGTGAAATCATTAGTCAAAATGAAATTGAGACCCAGGATGATCTGGTTGAAGCACTACGCAAATCAGGTTTTCAGGTGACTCAGGCGACGGTATCCCGGGATATCAAGGAACTTCTGTTAATCAAGATTCCGATGGATGACGGAAGATACAAGTACTCTTTGCCGACAGATCAACGATATAATCCGATTCAAAAGTTGAAGCGTGCACTTGTTGACAACTTCTTGCACATTGATCACACAAACAATCTGGTTGTGATGAAATGTTTGCCAGGAACAGCCAACTCCATTGCAGCTCTGCTTGATAATATTGAGTGGAATGAAGTCATGGGCACGATTTGTGGAGATGACACCATTCTGATTATCTGCCGGACTGAAGGTAACAGTGTGACCGTTATTGAGCGGATCATGGGTTACATTGCTTAA